A genomic stretch from Mus pahari chromosome 6, PAHARI_EIJ_v1.1, whole genome shotgun sequence includes:
- the Mrps15 gene encoding 28S ribosomal protein S15, mitochondrial, whose product MLRAAWRALSSVRAQAVTRAPVPAPRGGSGASLLFARCGLQPPSLLRAARAYAAVQKPVQPKQDDEPPSSAFIKKYKDIIPGMEKVDDVVKRILSLEMASRKEKLKIKQEQLMNKIVENPKDSRTLEAQIIALTVRIRNYEEHMQKHRKDKAHKRHLLMSIDQRKKLLKILRQTNYDVFEKTCKELGVEYTLPPLHFQKVHRRFLAKKALCIRVYQEVQKLKKQKRALKAAAAAAKKQKNEGVPENPSNALPEKTKVN is encoded by the exons ATGCTGCGGGCCGCGTGGCGTGCGCTGAGCTCCGTTCGTGCCCAGGCGGTGACACGGGCCCCAGTCCCTGCGCCGAGGGGCGGAAGTGGCGCCAGTCTGCTCTTCGCACGCTGCGGCCTGCAGCCTCCGA GTCTGCTGCGCGCCGCGCGAGCATACGCCGCCGTCCAGAAACCAG TCCAGCCCAAGCAGGATGATGAGCCACCCTCCTCCGCATTCATCAAAAAATACAAGGACATCATCCCTGGCATGGAGAA GGTTGATGATGTTGTGAAAAGAATTTTGTCTTTGGAAATGGCCAGCAGG AAAGAGAAGTTAAAAATCAAGCAAGAACAATTGATGAACAAGATTGTGGAAAACCCTAAGGATTCCAGAACCTTGGAGGCTCAAA TCATCGCCTTGACTGTCAGGATCCGAAATTATGAAGAACACATGCAGAAACATCGAAAG GACAAAGCCCACAAACGCCATCTGCTGATGAGCATCGAccagaggaaaaagctgctcaaAATCCTCCGTCAGACCAACTATGATGTCTTCGAAAAGACATGCAAGGAGCTGGGGGTGGAATATACCTTACCCCCTCTGCATTTCCAGAAGGTTCACCGCCGCTTCCTGGCCAAGAAGGCTCTGTGCATTCGG GTTTACCAGGAGGTGCAAAAGCTGAAGAAGCAAAAAAGGGCCTTAaaagctgctgcagctgctgccaaaaaacaaaaaaatgagggGGTGCCAGAGAACCCTTCAAATGCCCTACCAGAGAAGACCAAAGTGAACTAA